The Daucus carota subsp. sativus chromosome 2, DH1 v3.0, whole genome shotgun sequence genome includes a window with the following:
- the LOC108210149 gene encoding probable pectate lyase 5 has translation MSEFFGSLCIYSPLIFSSHATCLNMILLICIVLCFVLLVSCSLSGATVNFTLSHQHSNPEAVVQEVQRRILASTSNAESHDQQSCTTGNPIDDCWQCDPNWGNNRQRLADCAIGFGQGASGGKGGQIYAVTDSSDNDVEDPKPGTLRFGVVQAEPLWIIFAANMQIKLSHELIVSSFKTIDGRGANVYITGKGCITIQDVSNVIIHNIHVYNCVPSGSADIRLNPGQVEHKGKSDGDGISISGSRNVWVDHCAISHCTDGLVDVTVGSTAVTISNNYFSHHDKVMLLGHSDKYTPDKGMQVTIAFNHFGVQLIQRMPRCRHGYFHLVNNDYTEWQMYAIGGSADPTIISQGNRYTAPNDASSKQVTKRLDTDEGDWAGWDWRSDGDVMVNGAYFVPSGQGDLYTKDSGAEPRSAAMIDRLTSAAGVLGGPRDNGDHISHDGGTNSDENGSGGGMTFGSGDGMTFGSAGMEFGSANPPLSPSTAIFLSVIVVATLEMITRNGAVLPLELL, from the exons ATGTCTGAGTTCTTTGGATCATTGTGTATATATAGTCCACTTATTTTTTCAAGTCATGCAACTTGTTTAAATATGATCCTTTTGATCTGCATTGTACTCTGTTTTGTTCTTTTAGTCTCTTGTTCTCTGAGTGGAGCTACTGTTAACTTCACTCTGTCTCATCAACATTCTAACCCTGAAGCTGTGGTGCAAGAAGTTCAAAG GAGAATACTAGCCTCAACTTCCAATGCAGAGTCACATGATCAGCAATCCTGCACTACCGGCAATCCGATTGATGACTGCTGGCAATGTGATCCAAATTGGGGGAACAACCGCCAGCGCCTTGCTGACTGCGCCATAGGCTTTGGGCAGGGTGCTAGTGGAGGCAAAGGGGGTCAGATTTACGCGGTCACTGACTCCTCTGACAATGATGTGGAGGACCCGAAACCAGGCACCCTAAGGTTTGGTGTGGTCCAGGCTGagcccctttggatcatattcGCGGCCAATATGCAAATCAAGCTCTCTCATGAGCTCATTGTCAGTAGCTTCAAGACGATTGATGGCCGGGGTGCTAATGTGTACATTACTGGAAAAGGCTGCATTACAATCCAGGATGTTAGCAAtgttattattcataatattcATGTTTACAATTGTGTTCCATCCGGGAGTGCTGACATCCGGTTAAATCCAGGCCAAGTTGAACATAAAGGCAAGTCGGATGGCGATGGGATAAGCATCTCGGGGTCTAGAAATGTTTGGGTGGATCATTGTGCTATTTCACACTGCACAGATGGTTTAGTTGATGTCACCGTTGGCTCCACAGCTGTAACGATTTCAAACAATTATTTCTCGCATCATGACAAAGTGATGTTGCTGGGACATAGCGATAAGTACACGCCTGATAAGGGTATGCAG GTAACAATTGCGTTTAATCATTTTGGAGTGCAATTGATACAACGGATGCCTCGGTGTAGACACGGATACTTCCATCTTGTGAACAATGATTACACTGAATGGCAGATGTACGCGATTGGTGGTAGTGCTGATCCAACCATTATTAGTCAGGGCAATCGTTACACTGCTCCAAATGACGCGTCCTCCAAGCAG GTGACTAAGAGGTTGGACACGGATGAGGGAGATTGGGCAGGATGGGACTGGAGATCGGATGGCGATGTAATGGTAAATGGAGCATACTTTGTCCCCTCGGGTCAAGGCGATCTATACACCAAGGATTCTGGTGCTGAGCCCAGGTCTGCTGCCATGATTGACCGCCTCACTTCCGCTGCTGGAGTCCTTGGTGGTCCAAG GGACAATGGTGACCATATATCACACGATGGTGGGACAAATTCCGATGAAAATGGGAGCGGTGGGGGCATGACATTTGGGAGTGGCGACGGCATGACTTTTGGGAGCGCTGGCATGGAGTTTGGGAGTGCTAATCCGCCACTATCTCCAAGTACAGCCATTTTTTTGTCTGTTATAGTTGTTGCAACACTGGAAATGATCACCAGAAATGGTGCTGTATTACCACTAGAACTGTTATAG
- the LOC108207970 gene encoding protein RNA-directed DNA methylation 3 codes for MESKGKEIVTEKGKGKLNHSSASSGFRERKNSDGVLRFLDIAASVADGENDSSSGDSFIDDQNVGTDYQEDEIPSTAIVKQETETAIDFPFAQNVEDMNVEELERLVLARYKPGSSLVTYAEDEAEELIHQNTEIPSLEYKSASKTPTIWKVKCKVGREKHSAVCLMHKFVEFQNLGKMLQIVSAFAVERVKGFLYIEAYKQCDVYEACTGICSMYPRGMVPVSEKELSCLFNVHRSSSNISTGTWVRLKKGKYKGDLAQVTAVNGSRRKAMLKLIPRIDLQFVTQKFLGGVAAMKNAVPAQKLISSSELEEIRPLIKNRRDRDTDEVYEILDGMMLKDGYLYKKVSLDSLSCCVVQPSEDDLLKFENCTNEDPGDKEWLSELFGEQKKRLMTKSDSFNMEGEDSSSISMEDLSKVSKVQDLVLFREKEYGLVISIESDDICKVLTESPQGQSVVDLKLSEIKKLSCERKFTASDRQHNIIYTNSRVHVVEGPLQGRVGIVKHIYRGIIFVYDKTVLENGGYFCCKSQDCVKIKVSGVSSKDKGGELLSSGANDVSSSSKSYLLPAKSTKENINNWDSQNLEITKISGVPGKGKGYEVEGLGTDDLLSSSKSPLSTKQATKENTDNRKYNLGGKDVIFTVGQSLKIRMGPLKGYCCQIQELSHSKIMVKLDSQPNAHAVKPEHLLGVQERSPAKPSVQARIRKISRGKEKIQRKSDAGKNAATSFGSQEWSKEWNKTKTLTKQVDGPQNKQRKKVLCSKQTETSVRNVGESTGGRSGRGGGRGEFGRGRGGGRGVPGRGRGRGRGEPGRGRGGGRGEPGRGRGGGRSEPGRGRGGRGGRGGEFGGGSGGGQGEFGRGRGGGRGESGRGRGAGRAGKALIGRGRGSGRGDKEQFHMGMGSVNQFNTVKGNGQHNTERVDGQFKMGRGDGQFNMGKGNGRDSMDQLNIGRGNGRGGNMGRGSNNQFDMGQGRRDQFNMGWESQQGGKEHFVMGRGGKEQFNMGRSRVNQFNTVWGNGQHNRERGDGQVNMVQGNGQDSMDHFNIGRGNGRGGNMGRGSNNQFDMGRGSNNQFGMGRGSQQGGKEHFVMGRGGKEQFNMGRGNGQGGQSYSLGGRTGTGGSRGGRGPSGRGISCDRGQSSGWNGQDNKKYLANYGKQMGSPFDSNGSQAGAIGWQSAAGQTGNQTRSRFSGASNAGMQGNAEAVGRKRGAEMMGDHTESWGYKKWKQ; via the exons ATGGAGTCCAAAGGGAAAGAAATTGTGACTGAGAAAGGCAAGGGGAAGCTTAATCACAGCAGTGCCAGCTCCGGTTTTCGAGAAAGAAAGAATTCTGATGGGGTTCTCAGGTTCCTGGACATTGCAGCAAGTGTGGCTGATGGAGAAAATGATTCCAGCAGTGGTGATAGCTTCATTGATGATCAGAATG TTGGAACAGATTATCAGGAAGATGAAATTCCAAGTACTGCTATAGTAAAGCAAGAAACCGAAACAGCTATTGATTTTCCATTTGCACAAAATGTGGAAGATATGAATGTGGAAGAACTTGAAAGACTGGTTCTAGCGCGTTACAAGCCTGGGTCTAGTCTTGTTACATATGCGGAAGATGAAGCTGAAGAATTGATTCATCAGAACACAGAAATACCTTCTTTGGAATATAAGAGTGCATCTAAGACTCCTACAATCTGGAAAGTGAAATGCAAG GTTGGCCGTGAGAAGCATTCGGCTGTCTGCCTAATGCATAAGTTCGTTGAGTTTCAGAATCTCGGAAAAatgctacaaattgtttctgcATTTGCAGTTGAGCGTGTAAAAGGTTTCCTATACATTGAAGCTTACAAGCAATGTGATGTCTATGAG GCATGTACTGGGATATGTAGTATGTATCCGCGAGGAATGGTTCCTGTTTCAGAAAAAGAACTTTCTTGTTTATTTAATGTTCATAGAAGCTCGAGTAATATTTCTACAGGCACATGGGTGCGTTTGAAGAAAGGGAAATACAAAGGAGACCTGGCTCAG GTCACGGCAGTGAATGGCTCACGGAGAAAGGCTATGCTGAAACTGATTCCGCGGATAGATCTTCAATTTGTTACACAAAAATTT CTTGGTGGAGTTGCTGCTATGAAAAATGCTGTCCCGGCACAAAAATTGATTAGTTCAAGTGAACTCGA GGAAATCCGACCACTAATTAAAAATAGAAGGGACCGTGATACTGATGAAGTATATGAAATACTTGATGGCATGATGCTGAAAGAcggttatttatataaaaaagtttCTTTGGACTCCTTAAGCTGCTGTGTCGTACAGCCTTCAGAAGATGATCTcctgaaatttgaaaattgtacGAATGAAGATCCCGGTGATAAAGAGTGGCTTTCTGAACTTTTTGGCGAACAGAAGAAAAGACTTATGACAAAGAGTGATAGTTTCAATATGGAGGGAGAGGATTCATCAAGTATTAGTATGGAAGATCTTTCCAAAGTTTCCAAAGTTCAGGATCTAGTACTTTTCAG AGAGAAAGAATATGGTTTAGTAATCAGCATAGAGAGTGATGATATCTGTAAG GTATTGACTGAGAGTCCACAAGGGCAGTCAGTGGTCGATCTTAAGTTGTCTGAAATTAAGAAGTTAAGCTGTGAAAGGAAGTTCACTGCCTCGGATCGCCAGCATAATATCATATACACAAACAGCAGGGTACATGTTGTCGAAGGTCCATTACAG GGTAGGGTAGGGATCGTTAAGCACATTTATAGAGGAATCATCTTTGTATATGATAAAACTGTCCTGGAAAATGGTGGTTATTTCTGCTGTAAATCCCAAGATTGTGTGAAGATTAAAGTTTCTGGAGTTTCTAGCAAAGACAAG GGTGGGGAACTTCTCTCTTCGGGAGCTAATGATGTCTCCTCATCTTCCAAATCCTATTTATTACCTGCAAAATCTACGAAAGAAAACATTAACAACTGGGATT CCCAAAATCTTGAAATCACCAAAATATCTGGTGTTCCTGGAAAAGGCAAG GGTTATGAAGTAGAAGGCTTGGGTACTGATGATCTCCTTTCATCCTCTAAATCTCCTCTATCAACTAAACAGGCAACGAAAGAGAACACTGACAACCGCAAAT ATAATCTGGGAGGAAAAGATGTAATATTTACTGTTGGTCAGTCATTGAAAATTCGGATGGGGCCTCTTAAGGGCTACTGCTGTCAAATCCAGGAGCTTTCACATTCTAAGATCATGGTGAAGCTGGATTCTCAGCCAAATGCCCATGCAG TTAAACCTGAGCATCTTCTCGGAGTTCAGGAAAG AAGTCCTGCAAAACCATCTGTGCAGGCAAGAATTCGCAAAATCTCTAGAG GTAAGGAAAAAATTCAGAGAAAAAGTGATGCTGGTAAAAATGCTGCTACAAGTTTTGGCAGCCAGGAGTGGTCGAAAGAATGGAACAAAACAAAGACTCTTACAAAACAAGTTGATGGGCCACAAAATAAACAAAGAAAGAAAGTGTTGTGCAGTAAACAAACTGAGACATCAGTCAGGAATGTAGGAGAGAGTACAGGTGGAAGAAGTGGAAGAGGAGGTGGACGAGGTGAGTTTGGAAGAGGACGAGGTGGCGGAAGAGGAGTGCCTGGAAGGGGACGAGGACGTGGAAGAGGTGAGCCTGGAAGGGGACGAGGAGGTGGAAGAGGTGAGCCCGGAAGGGGACGAGGAGGTGGAAGAAGTGAGCCTGGAAGGGGGAGAGGGGGAAGAGGGGGAAGAGGAGGTGAGTTTGGAGGGGGAAGTGGAGGTGGACAAGGGGAGTTTGGAAGGGGAAGAGGAGGTGGACGAGGGGAGTCGGGCAGGGGAAGAGGAGCTGGCCGTGCTGGTAAAGCTTTAATTGGCAGGGGAAGAGGAAGTGGCCGAGGTGATAAAGAACAGTTCCACATGGGAATGGGTAGTGTTAATCAGTTCAACACTGTGAAGGGAAATGGACAGCATAACACGGAAAGAGTAGATGGACAGTTTAAAATGGGGCGAGGAGATGGACAGTTCAACATGGGAAAAGGAAATGGACGAGATAGTATGGATCAGTTAAATATAGGGAGAGGAAATGGACGAGGAGGTAACATGGGACGAGGTAGTAATAATCAGTTTGACATGGGACAAGGCCGTAGAGATCAGTTTAACATGGGATGGGAAAGTCAGCAAGGTGGAAAAGAACATTTTGTGATGGGAAGAGGTGGTAAAGAACAGTTTAACATGGGAAGAAGTAGGGTAAATCAGTTCAACACTGTATGGGGAAATGGACAGCATAACAGGGAACGAGGTGATGGACAGGTTAACATGGTACAAGGAAATGGACAAGATAGTATGGATCACTTTAACATAGGGAGAGGAAACGGACGAGGTGGTAACATGGGACGGGGCAGTAATAATCAGTTTGACATGGGACGAGGCAGTAATAATCAGTTTGGCATGGGACGAGGAAGTCAGCAAGGTGGAAAAGAACATTTTGTGATGGGAAGAGGTGGCAAAGAACAGTTTAACATGGGACGAGGGAATGGGCAAGGTGGCCAGTCTTATAGCCTAGGTGGAAGAACAGGAACAGGGGGTAGCAGAGGTGGGAGAGGACCGTCTGGAAGGGGAATATCATGTGATCGGGGCCAATCCTCAGGTTGGAATGGACAGGATAACAAAAAGTATTTGGCAAATTACGGAAAGCAAATGGGAAGTCCATTTGATAGTAATGGTAGTCAAGCCGGAGCTATTGGCTGGCAAAGTGCTGCAGGCCAGACTGGAAATCAAACGAGATCTCGATTCTCAGGTGCCTCAAATGCTGGCATGCAGGGCAATGCAGAAGCCGTTGGCAGGAAGAGAGGTGCAGAAATGATGGGAGATCATACCGAAAGCTGGGGATACAAGAAGTGGAAACAGTGA